TGCCGGTTGCGGTACCGATAGAATGAAACGGTTTTTAAAGGGCATTTTTGCTGATTTCTTTCCCAATGCCAAGATAGAGGTCAAAGAAGATACCTTTGCGGCGATCTATTCGACCACAAAAATAGGTGAGCCCGCCATTGTATGCATACTGGGCACAGGTTCAAATTGTAGTTATTACGATGGTCACCAGCTTTTTCAAAAGGTACTTTCGCTTGGCTATATATTGATGGATGACGGCAGTGGCAATTTCTTCGGAAGAAAGCTGCTGCGCGACTATTATTACCACAAGATGCCACAAGACTTGGGCATCAAATTCGCCAAAGAGTACAATTTGGATGCCGATGTCATCAAAGAGAACCTATACAAACAGCCGAACCCCAATACATACTTGGCAAAGTTTGCCAGGTTCATTGTCGAGAACAAAGAGCACCCGTATTGCAAAGGTGTGATACACAAGGGATTTCAGCAGTTTGTCAACAACCATATCATGCAGTTTGAGCTGGCGACAAAAGTGCCTATCAGTTTTGTGGGAAGCATTGCCCATTACCTAAGAGAAGAGCTGGAAACGGTTTTAAAGAACAACGACCTGATTTTAGGGGTCATTCACCAACGCCCCATAGACGGTCTTGTTGAGTTTCACAGGAAAACTATTTAACGGCGATCATTGAAATCTCGACATTGACGAACTTGGGCAGGTTGGCGACCTCCACGGTTTCCCTTGCCGGGGCCGTTTCTGCGTTGAAGAAAGAGGCGTAGACCTCGTTTACCGCGGCAAACTGGTGCATGTCACTTAAGAATATGGAGGTCTTTACCACATTTTCAAAGGTCATTCCTGCTTCGGCAAGAATGGCCTTTAGGTTTTTCATACATTGTTGGGCCTCCATTTTGATATCACCCTTGATCAATTCTCCCGTTGTGGGGTCCATGGGTATTTGCCCCGAAATGTACAGTGTGCCGTTGGAGAGTACCGCTTGGTTGTAGGGGCCGATGGGCGCTGGGGCATAGGGTGTGTTTATGATTTTCTTCACTGTTTTTCGTATTTACCGACAATTTAATTCATTTATCCAACATCCAACAATCCGATACTACCTTCTGCCCAGCCTGCGCTGGCTTCGTTGCTCCCATTTTACATCTTGTAAGATGGAACTGCTGATGCCGATGAAGAAATCCCACCGTTCATTTCTTCCGAAGGGAACCCAGTTAAAACGCAGGTCGAAGCTTCCCAGATTTCTGGCGAACCTGAACTGGGTCAAGGTAAAGCCCTTGTTTTTGAAATCGTAGCCCGACGAGAAGCCCAAACTCCATTTGGGCGTCAATTCAAGGTTGCCCGAAAACATCAGTGAATTATTGGTGATCTCACCTTGTCGATTGCTGTTGTTATATGTGGTGGCATAGGCTAGACGAAGGTCCCAGGGCAATTTCGAGTTGTATATGGGCACTTCTTCGTCGTCATCATCCTTTCGGCGATCATCAAAACCACGGTCGATGCCCGTGTCAAAACCTTCGCCGAACAGGTCATCGGCCCGCCCACCGCTACTAGCGCGGTAATAGTCATTGCTATCTGGGCCATCGTCTGCATCGCCTTTTTCTTTTTTCTTGAAGGTTTCGCTGTTGAGCTGGTAGCTGACATTGAGACCGGCCCTAGTCAAACGAAACAGCCCGCCTCCGCTGTTGATGTTGAAGGTATTGATCCGCCTACCGGTATTGTCTATAGCATAGGGATCTAGGCTTCCCGTAAAGTTGATGCTCATCTTCTCGTTCAAAATACGCGTGCCCCCGTTAAAACTGATAGGGGAAAGCTTTAGGGAATCGGCCTCAAAGTTATACGAGGTCGAGAAGTTGAGGTTGCTCAACAGAGATATTTTCTTGGGTTCAGTAGCGGTGGAATCTTTATCGCGCACCTTGGCCTCTAAGGTGTTCTGTAGCGAGAAACTTACCGAATTTGACTTGCCCAGACTGGGTGCGCCGTTCAGTGTGCCCTCAAAGCGACTGTATAGTACTTCTTCACCATCCAAATTGGTGTAGGTGTCATAGAACTGATCAAACGAAGGGGTGTAGCCCCAACCAATCGATGGTCGCATCACATGCCGAATGGCCTGTATTTTTTTGTCTTCCCCAAAATTCCATGTACCATAAAGGGTTGTGCCTATGCTGGCGTTGAGTCCATAACGGTTATATCGGTCAAAACCGTTAATGGTGTCCAAGACTACCTCCCGGTTGCTGTCAGGGTCATCAGGATCGAGCCCTCTTTCAAAGGTTTCGAGTGTCCAAACATCCTCATAGTTGGCCCCAAGGCTCACACTAAAATATTTGGCGACCTTAAAGTTGGTGCTCACCGGTATGGTGTGCCGGGCACCCACCTTGGCATTGTCGAACATTTTTGGGGTGAAAAAGAGCGAGTCTGTAGTGGTAAGGCGGTTTTCGGCTCTTAAATTGTACTGCAGGTTGATGTTTTGAATGATTCCTTTTTTGATGCCATCACGCTTTGCAAACGGAAAAATACGCTCCATACTTGCCTGCACTGTCGGCAATGTTAAATTAATGGCCTCGGTGTTCGTGTTTTGGTTATGGGTCGCCGTTATACTGACATTCACCGATGGGTAGGACGGAAATGTCTTTGAGTATGATATGGAGGAAGATAGGTTGTTGTTCTGCGTATTGGCCAGGTTTACTTGATTGGCCGATTCACGATAATAATTGCTGCTACCAAGGTTCACCGAAGCCGAAAACCGCGAGTTGGGGTTGGCCTTGGGGTCTTGGGTGTGGCTGATCTGTAAATTGTACAGTGTATTTCGACTAAAATCGGAAAAGCCCTTTTGACTGGTAATCAGATTCTCGAACCGAAAATTGATGTTGCCCCTAAACCGATACCGTTTCGCATAGATCGACTGTGCCCTAAAGCCGTAGCTGCCGTTGGTAAAAAAATCACCCAGAATGCTGAAATCGACGTATTCACTAATGGGAAAATAATAGCCGCCGTTTTGGATGAAATATCCCCGTTGCGGGTCGTTGCCAAAGGTGGGGAAAATAAGTCCGGCGGTTCTTCCCGTGGTTAACGGAAAATAGGCAAATGGCAGGGCAATGGGCGTGGGCACATCAACAATGTACATATTGCTGAAACCGGCGATTATTTTCTTGCCCGGCACAAACTTCGCCTTTCTGACACGTATATAATAATCGGGGTCTATGGTGTCTTTTGAGGTGGTCAGTTTGCCATCCTTTAAAAAATACACCGAGTCGTTCTCTTTTTTGGTGACCTGGGCCAATACCTTCATCGCATCGCTGCCCAATGCGCCCAAAGTTGGCTGCTGTTCGGTACGGGAGTTGAAGATCAGGGCTTTTTCGGTATCAAAATTGAACCGTATCGAGTCGGGAATCACCTCTTGGTCACCCTGCTTGAAATAGGGCAGTTGTGAGTATGTGCTATCGGCAGGGTTGTACATACGGCCGGCATAGACTTCGTTTTTGATATAATCGAGTACGATAATGCCCGCTTTCAGCTCGGTATCTTGATATTTGATCTCGGCCTCATCGTACAAATAGATTTTTTGTTCTTTTTGGCTGATGCGCACATAATCTTTGGCCTTATATGCTATTTTGTCCAACAAATAGCTCTTTTTTTTGGGCAGCGTATCGTTTTCAACGGCGTCAATGCCAGTGGAATCGTTAAGAATATTGGTCGTTAGCAAAGGGGCGGTTATGGTATCCTTAGTCGCTTTAATGGGTAACGGAACTAGGGTGTCTTCTTGCGCTGAAGCCACCATGCCCATTAACAACACAAATAGGAGAGGAAATAAATGTTTGTTTGCTTGCAACGCTATAAATCCTATTTTTGTGATAGCTTGGCTTGGTTTTTGGAGTCCAAACTTACGCATATTTTTCATTCTGTAAATTGGGCTTCACTTTATTTTAACCTGCTTGAAGCCTTATAAATCGAGGGCACCCATGACTAAAAACAAGTTGTTTCTTCTTTTCTGTTCGGTACTTGTTGCCGTACTGACATCCTTCACCAAAAATAATACCGAACTGCCCGCCAACGATACGTTTGTGGTGGTGTTGGATGCTGGCCATGGTGGCCACGACCCAGGTAATCTGGGCAACGGGTACCTTGAAAAGAACATTGCTTTGAACATTGTGCTGAAGGCCGGTGCAATTTTGGAAAAGAATACTGATGTCAAGGTCATCTATACCAGAAAAGACGATTCGTTCGTAGATCTTTACATAAGGGGCAAGATCGCCAACGATGCCAATGCAGATCTTTTTGTGTCGGTGCACTGTGATTCGCACAACTCCGATGCACATGGTGCCGGTACGTTCGTTCTTGGGCTCCATGCCAACAAGCAGAATTTTGAGGTGGCCAAAAAGGAAAACTCGGTTATCTATTTGGAGGATAATTATGAAGAAAAATATGCGCAGTACGACATCAACTCACCAGAGTCGGTAATAGGGCTTACCATCATGCAAGAGGAGTTCTTGGACCAAAGCATTCAATTGGCCAAGCTGCTACAGGACAACTTCACCAAAAAACTCAAACGAAAGGACAGAAAGGTCAAGCAGGCGGGGTTCATTGTGCTTCACCAGACCTTTATGCCCAGTGTTTTGATAGAGGCCGGTTTTTTGACCAACAAAAGTGAAGGCGCTTATTTGAACTCCACAAAGGGGCAGCAAGAAATGGCCAGGGCCATTGCCGATGCCATATTGACCTACAAAGAGAATGTGGTTCCCGACCTTGAAGAACCAAGTGGTACGCCACCGGTTGCCAAAGAAACGGTGGCAAAGGCCACTGAGCCGCCCAAGGCACCTGCGAAGCAGCCCGATGTAGAGGAAAAAGTAACGCACTCGACACCGCCACCTTCTACCATAGACAAGAAACCTGTTGAGGTAGTAGAAAACAAGAAAGAGGCAGAATCGCTCAAAAAAGCCGCTGAGGTAGAGGCCGCCCCCAATGTGGTGTTCAAGATACAATTGATGGCGAGCTCTAAGGTAATTCCTTTGGATGGCGATAACTTTAATGGGCTCAACACCTTGTCAAA
This portion of the Flagellimonas lutaonensis genome encodes:
- a CDS encoding RidA family protein produces the protein MKKIINTPYAPAPIGPYNQAVLSNGTLYISGQIPMDPTTGELIKGDIKMEAQQCMKNLKAILAEAGMTFENVVKTSIFLSDMHQFAAVNEVYASFFNAETAPARETVEVANLPKFVNVEISMIAVK
- a CDS encoding N-acetylmuramoyl-L-alanine amidase family protein is translated as MTKNKLFLLFCSVLVAVLTSFTKNNTELPANDTFVVVLDAGHGGHDPGNLGNGYLEKNIALNIVLKAGAILEKNTDVKVIYTRKDDSFVDLYIRGKIANDANADLFVSVHCDSHNSDAHGAGTFVLGLHANKQNFEVAKKENSVIYLEDNYEEKYAQYDINSPESVIGLTIMQEEFLDQSIQLAKLLQDNFTKKLKRKDRKVKQAGFIVLHQTFMPSVLIEAGFLTNKSEGAYLNSTKGQQEMARAIADAILTYKENVVPDLEEPSGTPPVAKETVAKATEPPKAPAKQPDVEEKVTHSTPPPSTIDKKPVEVVENKKEAESLKKAAEVEAAPNVVFKIQLMASSKVIPLDGDNFNGLNTLSKEPYKNLYRYMYGETNSYLKAKLLKKNADAKGYTTSYIVAYKDGVRVPLKEALKYAPEQ
- a CDS encoding putative LPS assembly protein LptD, with translation MGMVASAQEDTLVPLPIKATKDTITAPLLTTNILNDSTGIDAVENDTLPKKKSYLLDKIAYKAKDYVRISQKEQKIYLYDEAEIKYQDTELKAGIIVLDYIKNEVYAGRMYNPADSTYSQLPYFKQGDQEVIPDSIRFNFDTEKALIFNSRTEQQPTLGALGSDAMKVLAQVTKKENDSVYFLKDGKLTTSKDTIDPDYYIRVRKAKFVPGKKIIAGFSNMYIVDVPTPIALPFAYFPLTTGRTAGLIFPTFGNDPQRGYFIQNGGYYFPISEYVDFSILGDFFTNGSYGFRAQSIYAKRYRFRGNINFRFENLITSQKGFSDFSRNTLYNLQISHTQDPKANPNSRFSASVNLGSSNYYRESANQVNLANTQNNNLSSSISYSKTFPSYPSVNVSITATHNQNTNTEAINLTLPTVQASMERIFPFAKRDGIKKGIIQNINLQYNLRAENRLTTTDSLFFTPKMFDNAKVGARHTIPVSTNFKVAKYFSVSLGANYEDVWTLETFERGLDPDDPDSNREVVLDTINGFDRYNRYGLNASIGTTLYGTWNFGEDKKIQAIRHVMRPSIGWGYTPSFDQFYDTYTNLDGEEVLYSRFEGTLNGAPSLGKSNSVSFSLQNTLEAKVRDKDSTATEPKKISLLSNLNFSTSYNFEADSLKLSPISFNGGTRILNEKMSINFTGSLDPYAIDNTGRRINTFNINSGGGLFRLTRAGLNVSYQLNSETFKKKEKGDADDGPDSNDYYRASSGGRADDLFGEGFDTGIDRGFDDRRKDDDDEEVPIYNSKLPWDLRLAYATTYNNSNRQGEITNNSLMFSGNLELTPKWSLGFSSGYDFKNKGFTLTQFRFARNLGSFDLRFNWVPFGRNERWDFFIGISSSILQDVKWEQRSQRRLGRR
- a CDS encoding N-acetylglucosamine kinase; amino-acid sequence: MILIVDSGATKSDWIALDEKGNQLFNTQTLGLSPEVLTKEVIEDRLANNFELSKNREKVTQLFFYGAGCGTDRMKRFLKGIFADFFPNAKIEVKEDTFAAIYSTTKIGEPAIVCILGTGSNCSYYDGHQLFQKVLSLGYILMDDGSGNFFGRKLLRDYYYHKMPQDLGIKFAKEYNLDADVIKENLYKQPNPNTYLAKFARFIVENKEHPYCKGVIHKGFQQFVNNHIMQFELATKVPISFVGSIAHYLREELETVLKNNDLILGVIHQRPIDGLVEFHRKTI